The following are from one region of the Lytechinus variegatus isolate NC3 chromosome 4, Lvar_3.0, whole genome shotgun sequence genome:
- the LOC121412985 gene encoding Golgi-associated PDZ and coiled-coil motif-containing protein-like has translation SFHLTPFDRIQQIQLLGRDLRGPEHDKLWNQLEAEIHLHRHKTVIRACRGRRATRRHVPQPEGHEAAINNRGVGDIRTVTLVKEPEEGLGMSITGGKEHGVPILISEIHPNLPADRCQELYVGDAILSVNGINLLDMKHADAVDILSQQDGEIKLKVQFVAPDSDSDDDEDDDDDDEEYEDDEEAFMENGYSRYRSASEETIPNGQDEKLPQQQGAVNKTPQRTPHAGPRQDASTNTSTSSTVATNAPTSDQHQEIVQQDQGSSPGKPPQVSSPPSGTPEENAKDVPLTPQKQPEVSSPSTPTTATTQDGEKEMSSVPEAERVKSSEASPAMSAQSATSAASEGPNIPTSPSNDGSGKSTGTTNSPMMNVGTMAAHAIQTFGGYSEEDGSEHVFSG, from the exons TCATTTCATCTCACTCCATTTGACAGGATCCAACAGATTCAGCTCTTAGGCCGAGATCTCCGAGGACCAGAACATGATAAGCTGTGGAACCAACTCGAGGCTGAAATCCATCTTCACAGACACAAGACGGTGATACGAGCCTGTAGAGGGCGCCGTGCAACCAGGAGGCACGTGCCACAGCCTGAGGGTCAT GAAGCTGCTATCAACAATCGAGGTGTTGGTGATATAAGAACTGTCACATTGGTTAAAGAACCTGAGGAAGGCCTAGGGATGTCTATTACG GGTGGTAAGGAACACGGTGTTCCCATCCTGATCTCTGAGATACATCCCAACCTCCCTGCCGACAGGTGCCAAGAGCTGTACGTAGGTGATGCCATCCTATCTGTCAACGGGATCAATCTCCTGGACATGAAGCATGCTGATGCTGTAGACATACTCTCACAACAG GATGGCGAGATCAAGCTCAAGGTCCAGTTTGTGGCTCCAGATTCAGACAGCGacgatgacgaagatgatgatgacgatgacgaggagtatgaagatgatgaggaaGCTTTCATGGAGAATGGGTACAG CAGATACAGATCAGCTTCCGAGGAGACGATACCGAATGGACAAGATGAGAAGCTCCCTCAACAGCAAGGTGCAGTCAACAAGACACCGCAGAGGACACCTCACGCTGGGCCCAGGCAGGATGCTAGCACCAATACCTCCACCTCATCCACAGTAGCCACAAATGCACCAACATCTGATCAACACCAGGAGATTGTCCAACAGGATCAAGGTTCATCTCCAGGAAAGCCACCTCAAGTATCGAGTCCTCCCTCAGGAACTCCTGAAGAGAACGCTAAGGACGTTCCTTTAACGCCACAAAAGCAGCCGGAGGTTTCATCACCTTCAACTCCTACAACAGCCACCACGCAGGATGGAGAAAAGGAGATGTCGAGTGTGCCAGAAGCAGAACGGGTAAAGTCTTCGGAGGCATCTCCAGCGATGTCTGCACAGTCTGCAACAAGTGCAGCATCGGAAGGTCCAAATATACCAACCAGTCCTTCAAATGATGGCTCTGGCAAATCCACTGGGACCACCAATTCGCCCATGATGAACGTTGGCACCATGGCTGCGCATGCCATCCAGACATTTGGTGGGTATAGCGAAGAGGATGGCAGTGAACATGTCTTCTCTGGCTAG